Proteins co-encoded in one Lineus longissimus chromosome 11, tnLinLong1.2, whole genome shotgun sequence genomic window:
- the LOC135496176 gene encoding docking protein 5-like isoform X1 → MRELQRTMSVDFNDIVKQGYVRMKSKNLGVWQKRWVILRRASSKGPRRLEKYMDERTASHVSFHKMIELTDVKNVSRLPSDIRKYAIAIFFKDNTSRQFACESDLESDEWMKSLNEECLGKPSSIRHGEPDLLDSGWQREMNERFHVYLMPNPALDMYGECLLQVTAENIHLWDVNNPKKKLVTWSLNSLRRYGRDSLKFTFEAGSMNFSRYCDTGEGIFVFSTSEGENIYTKVHQAALTIAEAHNRKMQKLNELKAAKLAQYKAKRRSRSRTPDAPQPRVPVSNAHLNPAGGQGLPDNIQHRQLEYDYSLNNNPPEYQGIPDLSQIDNRQPSPNLNGASYNGYRERPRSRNENVDSYSHDRTDFTAEWVLSSSPSTASNFRHYLESRMES, encoded by the exons ATGCGCGAGCTACAAAGGACAATGTCGGTGGATTTTAACGATATAGTCAAACAAGGATATGTGAGGATGAAGAGTAAGAATCTGGGG GTTTGGCAGAAGAGATGGGTGATCCTCCGGCGAGCATCAAGTAAAGGGCCTCGGCGCCTTGAGAAATATATGGACGAACGGACAGCTAGTCATGTGTCATTTCACAAAATGATCGAACTGACGGATGTGAAGAACGTGTCACGGCTCCCGAGTGATATCAGGAAATACGCCattgccattttctttaaagataaCACGTCGCGGCAGTTTGCCTGTGAATCAG ACTTGGAATCAGATGAGTGGATGAAGTCTTTAAATGAAGAGTGTTTAGGCAAACCATCCAGTATACGTCATGGCGAACCTGATTTGTTAGATTCTGGTTGGCAGCGTGAAATGAATG AACGTTTTCATGTTTACCTGATGCCGAACCCGGCACTGGACATGTACGGTGAATGTCTGCTGCAAGTCACGGCCGAGAACATCCATCTCTGGGATGTCAATAACCCCAAGAAAAAGCTGGTCACATGGTCTTTAAACAGTCTCCGGCGATATGGGCGAGACTCACTCAAGTTTACATTTGAGGCAGGAAG CATGAACTTTTCCAGATACTGTGATACAGGCGAGGGTATCTTCGTCTTCAGCACCTCGGAGGGCGAGAATATTTATACCAAAGTCCACCAGGCGGCGCTGACGATAGCTGAGGCGCACAACAGGAAGATGCAGAAGTTGAATGAATTAAAGGCTGCCAAG CTGGCGCAATATAAAGCTAAGAGGCGTTCACGGAGTAGGACCCCAGACGCTCCACAGCCTCGGGTACCCGTCAGTAATGCGCACCTCAATCCTGCCGGGGGCCAAGGGCTTCCAGATAACATACAGCATCGGCAGCTAGAATACG ATTACAGTCTCAACAACAACCCACCCGAATACCAAGGCATTCCCGATCTCAGTCAAATCGACAATAGACAACCCTCCCCTAATTTAAATG GTGCTTCCTATAACGGCTACCGAGAACGACCACGGTCCCGGAACGAGAATGTTGATTCCTATAGTCATGATCGCACTGACTTCACAGCCGAATGGGTGTTGAGTTCATCACCATCGACAGCATCAAATTTTAGACATTATTTGGAGAGTAGAATGGAATCCTGA
- the LOC135496176 gene encoding docking protein 5-like isoform X2 yields the protein MRELQRTMSVDFNDIVKQGYVRMKSKNLGVWQKRWVILRRASSKGPRRLEKYMDERTASHVSFHKMIELTDVKNVSRLPSDIRKYAIAIFFKDNTSRQFACESDLESDEWMKSLNEECLGKPSSIRHGEPDLLDSGWQREMNERFHVYLMPNPALDMYGECLLQVTAENIHLWDVNNPKKKLVTWSLNSLRRYGRDSLKFTFEAGRYCDTGEGIFVFSTSEGENIYTKVHQAALTIAEAHNRKMQKLNELKAAKLAQYKAKRRSRSRTPDAPQPRVPVSNAHLNPAGGQGLPDNIQHRQLEYDYSLNNNPPEYQGIPDLSQIDNRQPSPNLNGASYNGYRERPRSRNENVDSYSHDRTDFTAEWVLSSSPSTASNFRHYLESRMES from the exons ATGCGCGAGCTACAAAGGACAATGTCGGTGGATTTTAACGATATAGTCAAACAAGGATATGTGAGGATGAAGAGTAAGAATCTGGGG GTTTGGCAGAAGAGATGGGTGATCCTCCGGCGAGCATCAAGTAAAGGGCCTCGGCGCCTTGAGAAATATATGGACGAACGGACAGCTAGTCATGTGTCATTTCACAAAATGATCGAACTGACGGATGTGAAGAACGTGTCACGGCTCCCGAGTGATATCAGGAAATACGCCattgccattttctttaaagataaCACGTCGCGGCAGTTTGCCTGTGAATCAG ACTTGGAATCAGATGAGTGGATGAAGTCTTTAAATGAAGAGTGTTTAGGCAAACCATCCAGTATACGTCATGGCGAACCTGATTTGTTAGATTCTGGTTGGCAGCGTGAAATGAATG AACGTTTTCATGTTTACCTGATGCCGAACCCGGCACTGGACATGTACGGTGAATGTCTGCTGCAAGTCACGGCCGAGAACATCCATCTCTGGGATGTCAATAACCCCAAGAAAAAGCTGGTCACATGGTCTTTAAACAGTCTCCGGCGATATGGGCGAGACTCACTCAAGTTTACATTTGAGGCAGGAAG ATACTGTGATACAGGCGAGGGTATCTTCGTCTTCAGCACCTCGGAGGGCGAGAATATTTATACCAAAGTCCACCAGGCGGCGCTGACGATAGCTGAGGCGCACAACAGGAAGATGCAGAAGTTGAATGAATTAAAGGCTGCCAAG CTGGCGCAATATAAAGCTAAGAGGCGTTCACGGAGTAGGACCCCAGACGCTCCACAGCCTCGGGTACCCGTCAGTAATGCGCACCTCAATCCTGCCGGGGGCCAAGGGCTTCCAGATAACATACAGCATCGGCAGCTAGAATACG ATTACAGTCTCAACAACAACCCACCCGAATACCAAGGCATTCCCGATCTCAGTCAAATCGACAATAGACAACCCTCCCCTAATTTAAATG GTGCTTCCTATAACGGCTACCGAGAACGACCACGGTCCCGGAACGAGAATGTTGATTCCTATAGTCATGATCGCACTGACTTCACAGCCGAATGGGTGTTGAGTTCATCACCATCGACAGCATCAAATTTTAGACATTATTTGGAGAGTAGAATGGAATCCTGA